A single Pseudomonas sp. HN11 DNA region contains:
- a CDS encoding glycerate kinase, with translation MKIVIAPDSFKDSLSAEGVAQAIAAGLAQVWPDAQLIQCPMADGGEGTVDSILAACDGQWRHQTVRGPLGTAVDAHWGWLADSHTAIIEMAEASGLQLVPPEQRDACNTTTYGTGELIHAALDAGAQRVILAIGGSATNDGGAGAMQALGVQLFDAEGQALLPGGLALARLAHISLENLDPRLSQVRFEIAADVNNPLCGPHGASAIFGPQKGANPEQVQQLDAALGHFADHCGKVLPNDVRDEPGSGAAGGLGFAAKAFLGAQFRAGVEVVAELVGLDEAVSGADLVITGEGRFDAQTLRGKTPFGVARIAQQHNVPVIVLAGTLGDGYEQMYAHGVDAAFALPSGPMSLEQACSEAPRLLLERAADVARVWRVATRR, from the coding sequence ATGAAAATCGTCATCGCCCCCGACTCGTTCAAGGACAGCCTGAGTGCCGAAGGTGTCGCCCAGGCTATTGCGGCCGGGTTGGCCCAGGTCTGGCCGGATGCCCAGTTGATCCAGTGCCCCATGGCGGATGGTGGTGAGGGCACGGTGGATTCGATCCTGGCGGCGTGCGATGGCCAGTGGCGCCATCAAACCGTACGTGGCCCGCTTGGCACAGCGGTTGACGCGCATTGGGGCTGGTTGGCCGACAGCCACACCGCAATCATCGAAATGGCCGAGGCCAGTGGCTTGCAGCTGGTGCCGCCAGAGCAACGCGACGCCTGCAACACCACCACCTATGGCACCGGTGAACTGATCCACGCGGCCCTGGATGCCGGCGCCCAGCGCGTCATCCTGGCGATTGGCGGCAGTGCCACCAACGACGGTGGCGCGGGTGCGATGCAAGCGCTCGGCGTGCAACTGTTCGATGCCGAAGGCCAAGCGCTGCTGCCTGGTGGCCTGGCCTTGGCCCGCCTGGCACACATCAGTCTTGAAAACCTGGACCCACGCTTGTCGCAAGTGCGTTTTGAAATCGCCGCTGACGTCAACAATCCCCTGTGTGGCCCACACGGTGCCTCGGCGATATTCGGCCCGCAAAAAGGCGCCAACCCCGAGCAAGTCCAACAGTTGGACGCCGCCCTCGGCCACTTTGCCGACCACTGTGGCAAGGTGCTGCCCAACGATGTACGCGACGAGCCTGGCAGCGGCGCTGCCGGCGGCCTGGGTTTCGCCGCCAAGGCCTTCCTGGGCGCGCAGTTCCGCGCCGGTGTGGAAGTGGTGGCCGAACTGGTCGGCCTGGACGAAGCGGTAAGCGGCGCCGATCTGGTGATCACCGGCGAAGGCCGCTTCGACGCCCAGACCCTGCGCGGTAAAACCCCATTCGGCGTGGCGCGTATTGCCCAGCAACACAATGTGCCAGTGATCGTGCTTGCCGGCACATTGGGCGATGGCTACGAACAGATGTACGCCCACGGTGTGGATGCCGCGTTCGCCTTGCCTTCCGGGCCGATGAGCCTGGAGCAAGCGTGCAGTGAGGCGCCGCGTTTATTACTGGAGCGGGCGGCAGATGTTGCGCGCGTGTGGCGCGTGGCAACCCGCCGCTGA
- a CDS encoding MFS transporter — translation MSQSAAATLATDDDKNAIYKRITLRLIPFIFICYLFNYLDRVNVGFAKLQMLDALKFSETVYGLGAGIFFIGYVLCGVPSNLALTRFGPRRWIALMMIVWGTLSTCLLFVTTPTHFYTLRLFTGAAEAGFFPGVVLYLSQWFPTFRRGRIMALFMSAIPVSGLLGSPFSGWILNHFAAGQGGLAGWQWMFLLQGIPTVILGALAYFLLSDSFANAKWLKPHERAALEADQATDLANKPKTTSDSLVEVFKNPAIWAFGLIYFCIQSGVYAINFWLPSIIKNLGFSDNLVIGWLSAIPYLLAAVFMLLVGHSADLRKERRWHLVVPMLMGAIGLVIAVNFATTPAIAILGLTIATMGALTGLPMFWPVPTAMLSAGAAAGGLALINSMGQMAGFLSPYIVGFVKDATGSTDVALYLLAAVIVAGSVLALRMTRTLKG, via the coding sequence ATGTCACAGAGCGCCGCAGCCACACTGGCCACCGATGACGATAAAAACGCCATCTACAAGCGCATCACCCTGCGCCTGATCCCCTTCATTTTCATCTGCTATCTGTTCAATTACCTTGACCGGGTAAACGTCGGCTTTGCCAAGCTGCAGATGCTCGATGCGTTGAAATTCAGCGAAACCGTGTACGGCCTCGGCGCCGGGATTTTCTTCATTGGCTACGTACTGTGTGGCGTACCGAGCAACCTGGCGTTGACCAGATTCGGTCCGCGGCGCTGGATTGCTTTAATGATGATCGTCTGGGGCACGCTGTCCACCTGCCTATTGTTCGTCACTACGCCGACGCACTTCTACACGTTGCGCCTGTTTACTGGTGCCGCTGAGGCGGGCTTCTTCCCCGGTGTGGTGCTGTACCTTTCGCAGTGGTTCCCGACCTTCCGCCGTGGGCGGATCATGGCGCTGTTCATGTCGGCCATTCCGGTCTCCGGCCTACTTGGCAGCCCGTTCTCCGGCTGGATCCTCAACCACTTCGCTGCCGGCCAGGGTGGCCTGGCAGGCTGGCAGTGGATGTTCCTGCTGCAAGGCATCCCGACCGTGATCCTGGGCGCCCTCGCCTACTTCCTGCTCAGCGACAGTTTCGCCAACGCCAAGTGGCTCAAGCCCCACGAACGCGCAGCGCTGGAAGCCGACCAGGCGACTGACCTGGCCAACAAGCCGAAGACCACCAGCGACTCCCTCGTCGAAGTGTTCAAGAACCCGGCGATCTGGGCGTTCGGTCTGATCTACTTCTGTATCCAAAGCGGCGTGTACGCCATCAACTTCTGGCTGCCGTCGATCATCAAGAACCTGGGGTTCAGCGATAATCTGGTGATCGGCTGGCTCAGTGCAATCCCCTACCTGTTGGCGGCGGTGTTCATGCTGCTGGTGGGCCACTCCGCCGACTTGCGCAAGGAGCGTCGCTGGCACTTGGTGGTGCCGATGCTGATGGGCGCGATCGGCCTGGTAATCGCGGTGAACTTCGCCACCACGCCGGCGATTGCGATCCTTGGCCTGACCATCGCCACCATGGGCGCCCTCACCGGCCTGCCAATGTTCTGGCCGGTGCCCACCGCCATGCTCAGCGCGGGCGCAGCGGCGGGTGGCCTGGCGTTGATCAACTCCATGGGCCAGATGGCCGGCTTCCTCAGCCCGTATATCGTGGGTTTTGTGAAGGATGCCACCGGGTCCACGGATGTGGCGCTGTACCTGCTGGCCGCGGTGATTGTGGCAGGCAGTGTATTAGCATTGCGGATGACGCGTACCCTTAAGGGCTAA
- a CDS encoding EAL domain-containing protein: protein MPLTVNGPRKRATRYLFTSLSALLPIALGVVILHWQAERTLQQSTAQTAQEAVRQFDLMLDNTALAAQALLPLAGQPCDNGAQLALREQVTRRPFVRATTLSWQKNIYCSSLFGGSYESPVNPDDYVDGRLWLMNGNPVTPNTALLVYRLVDGDKAAFASIDGYHLTNALRLISRYTHLVLKVGPNWLGADGKVHDSAVPVFAVAHHQLASERYHYSVDAGMPSGEVWRYMLARYPALFSLVVFFGVLAGVLAHWLQQRSSAPTHELRRALEANEFIPYFQPVVRGDTREWAGCEVLMRWQHPKEGLVRPDLFIPLAEHSGLIVPMTRALLRQTAVQLSPHAACFRPGFHIGVNITARHCQDLALVDDCREFLAAFPVGQVTLVLELTERELIVPTDITRRLFDALHQLGVMIAIDDFGTGHSSLGYLRNFNVDYLKIDQSFVAMIGADALSRHILDSIIELSGKLDLGIVAEGVETTEQCDYLAAQGVDFLQGYLFGKPLPCDEFIKSLDSH, encoded by the coding sequence ATGCCCCTGACCGTCAACGGCCCGCGAAAACGCGCCACTCGTTACTTGTTCACTTCGCTCAGCGCACTGCTGCCAATTGCACTCGGGGTGGTCATTTTGCACTGGCAGGCCGAACGCACCTTGCAACAAAGCACGGCCCAGACCGCCCAAGAGGCGGTGCGCCAGTTCGACTTGATGCTCGACAACACAGCCCTCGCCGCCCAGGCCTTGCTCCCCCTGGCGGGACAGCCCTGCGATAACGGCGCGCAGCTCGCCTTGCGCGAACAAGTCACACGCCGGCCGTTTGTACGCGCAACCACGTTGTCCTGGCAAAAAAACATCTACTGCAGTTCGTTGTTCGGCGGCAGCTACGAGTCGCCAGTCAACCCGGACGACTATGTGGATGGCCGGTTATGGCTGATGAATGGCAACCCGGTAACGCCCAATACTGCCTTGCTGGTCTACCGATTGGTGGACGGTGACAAGGCCGCGTTTGCGTCCATCGATGGCTACCACCTGACCAACGCCCTGCGCCTGATCAGCCGTTACACCCATCTGGTACTGAAAGTAGGCCCGAATTGGTTGGGGGCTGATGGAAAAGTGCACGACTCCGCCGTGCCGGTGTTTGCGGTGGCTCATCACCAATTGGCGTCTGAACGTTATCACTACAGCGTTGACGCTGGCATGCCATCCGGCGAAGTGTGGCGCTACATGCTGGCCCGCTACCCGGCGCTGTTCAGCCTGGTGGTGTTCTTTGGCGTGTTGGCAGGCGTGCTGGCGCATTGGCTGCAACAGCGCTCGTCGGCACCAACCCATGAACTGCGACGGGCACTGGAGGCTAACGAATTCATCCCGTATTTCCAGCCAGTGGTACGGGGTGACACCCGTGAGTGGGCGGGATGCGAGGTGCTGATGCGCTGGCAGCACCCAAAAGAAGGCTTGGTGCGCCCCGATTTGTTTATCCCACTGGCCGAGCATTCAGGGCTGATCGTACCGATGACACGTGCCCTGCTACGCCAGACCGCCGTGCAATTGTCGCCCCATGCGGCGTGCTTCAGACCTGGATTCCATATCGGGGTGAATATCACTGCGCGCCATTGCCAGGACCTGGCATTGGTGGATGACTGCCGTGAGTTCCTCGCTGCTTTTCCCGTGGGTCAAGTGACCCTGGTGCTGGAGTTGACTGAGCGCGAGTTGATCGTGCCCACCGATATCACGCGCCGGCTGTTCGACGCTCTGCATCAACTGGGGGTGATGATCGCCATTGATGACTTTGGTACCGGCCACTCCAGCCTGGGCTACTTGCGCAACTTCAATGTGGACTACCTGAAAATCGATCAAAGTTTTGTCGCCATGATCGGTGCCGATGCACTATCACGGCATATTCTCGACAGCATCATAGAACTGTCCGGCAAACTCGATTTGGGCATCGTTGCAGAAGGTGTGGAAACGACCGAACAGTGTGATTACCTGGCCGCTCAAGGCGTGGACTTCCTGCAGGGCTACCTGTTCGGAAAGCCGTTGCCCTGCGATGAATTTATTAAATCACTGGACAGCCATTGA
- a CDS encoding sugar diacid recognition domain-containing protein — translation MFELDHDLAQNIVDRTMAILPYNVNVMDSQGLILGSGEPERINTRHEGAQLVLANGRVVEIDGQTAKHLKGVQPGINLPLLHDGRLIGVLGITGEPEGLRTYAELVRMTAEMLVSHRHQQAEQQWRRQRCDDLLALLLAETGGSPRLVDEAQQMGLKPQLPRTPYLFELGAGQSAQALSAWLTSRYPDSWCVSSAQYSLLWCRPASVQVDNPRLLEKLEGHGWNILRVAVGGQADGLAGLRRCYRRVGDLLAYGRDVLPQSRLLTLNRYRLPVMLWRHRNDDALDELLNPLRKVLAKDGNGQLQATLRSWCEHDGQSQACADALGIHRNSLRYRMERIADLSGVDPLTLDGMLALYLGVQLLPQALSE, via the coding sequence ATGTTCGAGCTGGATCATGACCTGGCGCAGAATATCGTTGATCGCACCATGGCGATTCTGCCCTACAACGTCAACGTCATGGACAGCCAGGGCCTGATCCTCGGCAGCGGTGAGCCTGAGCGTATCAATACCCGCCACGAAGGCGCGCAACTGGTGCTTGCCAATGGCCGCGTGGTGGAAATCGACGGGCAGACCGCCAAGCACCTCAAGGGCGTGCAGCCGGGCATCAACCTGCCATTGCTGCATGACGGTCGTCTGATCGGCGTTCTCGGTATCACCGGCGAACCGGAGGGCCTGCGCACCTACGCCGAACTGGTGCGAATGACTGCCGAAATGCTGGTCAGCCATCGCCACCAGCAGGCCGAGCAACAATGGCGGCGCCAGCGCTGTGACGATCTGCTGGCCCTGTTGCTGGCTGAAACCGGTGGTTCCCCGCGCCTGGTGGACGAAGCCCAGCAAATGGGACTCAAGCCGCAGCTGCCGCGCACGCCCTACCTGTTTGAACTGGGCGCGGGGCAATCGGCGCAAGCCTTGAGTGCCTGGTTGACCTCGCGTTATCCGGACAGCTGGTGTGTCAGTTCGGCGCAATACTCATTGTTGTGGTGCAGGCCGGCGTCGGTGCAGGTCGACAACCCGCGCTTGCTGGAAAAGCTCGAGGGCCACGGCTGGAACATCCTGCGGGTCGCCGTGGGTGGGCAAGCGGACGGCCTGGCGGGGCTGCGCCGCTGCTATCGGCGCGTAGGTGATCTGCTTGCCTATGGTCGTGATGTGTTGCCGCAGTCGCGCCTGCTGACCCTCAACCGTTATCGCTTGCCCGTCATGCTCTGGCGCCATCGCAATGACGATGCGCTCGACGAACTGCTCAACCCTCTGCGCAAAGTGCTGGCCAAGGACGGCAATGGACAACTGCAGGCCACGCTGCGCAGCTGGTGCGAACACGACGGGCAAAGCCAGGCCTGTGCCGATGCGCTGGGTATTCATCGCAACAGCCTGCGTTACCGCATGGAGCGTATTGCCGACCTCAGTGGCGTCGACCCTCTGACCCTGGACGGCATGCTCGCCCTCTACCTCGGCGTACAGCTGTTGCCCCAGGCTTTGTCGGAATGA
- the rarD gene encoding EamA family transporter RarD: MSKGVVSSVLASVLFAVMYYFTSLLTPLSGLEIFGWRMLLTVPCMTVFMVVSGEWRRGWELLCRLADRPGLIGGVLVSSALLGVQLWLFMWAPLNGRSLDVSVGYFLLPLTMVLTGRLVYGEQLSRLQQIAVVFAALGVLNELYQAGGFSWATLVVIIGYPVYFVVRKHLKTDHLGGLWLDMALMLPVAWWFVQSGEQGFAVMDSHPKLYALIPMLGLISASALVSYILASRMLAFSLFGLLSYVEPVLLLGVALILGEGIKGGEWLTYISIWIAVTVLVFEGGKHLVRQRKA; the protein is encoded by the coding sequence GTGTCTAAAGGTGTTGTTTCATCGGTCTTGGCCTCGGTGCTGTTCGCGGTGATGTATTACTTCACATCATTGCTCACGCCCCTGAGCGGCCTGGAAATTTTCGGCTGGCGCATGTTGCTCACCGTGCCCTGCATGACCGTCTTCATGGTCGTCAGTGGCGAATGGCGACGGGGGTGGGAGTTGCTGTGCAGGCTGGCCGACCGGCCTGGGTTGATCGGCGGGGTGCTGGTGTCTTCCGCTCTGCTGGGCGTGCAATTGTGGTTGTTCATGTGGGCGCCGCTGAATGGGCGCAGCCTGGATGTATCGGTGGGATACTTCCTGCTGCCGCTGACCATGGTTCTGACTGGACGCCTGGTGTACGGCGAGCAGCTGTCGCGTTTGCAACAGATTGCCGTGGTATTTGCCGCCCTTGGCGTACTGAACGAGCTGTATCAAGCCGGCGGGTTTTCCTGGGCGACGCTGGTGGTGATCATCGGCTACCCGGTTTATTTCGTCGTGCGCAAGCACCTCAAGACCGACCATTTGGGCGGGCTGTGGCTGGACATGGCGCTGATGCTGCCGGTGGCCTGGTGGTTCGTGCAGAGTGGCGAGCAAGGTTTTGCAGTGATGGACAGCCACCCGAAACTGTACGCATTGATTCCGATGTTAGGCCTGATCAGTGCTTCCGCGCTGGTGAGCTACATTCTTGCCAGCCGGATGTTGGCGTTCAGCTTGTTCGGATTGCTCAGCTATGTTGAGCCGGTCCTGTTGCTGGGCGTGGCGTTGATCCTCGGCGAGGGTATCAAAGGCGGCGAATGGCTGACCTACATCTCGATCTGGATAGCGGTGACGGTGCTGGTGTTTGAGGGGGGCAAACACTTGGTGCGTCAACGCAAAGCCTGA
- a CDS encoding aldo/keto reductase → MIYRTLGQSGLKVSALTLGTMMFGEQTNTEDSLRIIDKAWDQGINFIDTADVYTGGRSEEIVGEAIVRNRQDWVVASKVGIGPVDGLPNRSGLSRKRIFNALDASLARLDTDYLDIYYLHREDHNTPLEVTVSAIGDLIRQGKIRYWGLSNYRGWRIAEVIRVAERLGVDKPVISQPLYNIVNRQAEVEQITAAAAYGLGVVPYSPLARGVLSGKYAPDVTPEAGSRAARQDKRILETEWRVESLRIAQQIQQYTQGRGVGIVEFAIAWVLNNSAVSSAIVGPRTEAQWDAYIGALEVKITAEDEAFIDSLVVPGHSSTPGFNDVGHFVSGRIPRA, encoded by the coding sequence ATGATTTACCGCACATTGGGCCAGTCCGGGTTGAAGGTCAGCGCCTTGACCCTGGGCACCATGATGTTTGGCGAACAGACCAACACCGAGGACTCGCTGCGTATCATCGACAAAGCCTGGGACCAGGGCATCAATTTTATCGACACGGCGGACGTCTACACCGGTGGTCGCTCCGAGGAAATCGTCGGCGAAGCCATCGTGCGCAATCGCCAGGATTGGGTGGTGGCGTCCAAGGTCGGCATCGGCCCGGTGGACGGTTTACCCAACCGCAGCGGCTTGAGCCGCAAGCGCATTTTCAATGCGCTGGATGCCAGCCTGGCACGCCTCGACACTGACTACCTGGACATCTACTACCTGCACCGCGAAGACCACAACACGCCGCTTGAAGTGACGGTGTCGGCGATTGGCGACCTGATCCGCCAGGGCAAGATCCGTTACTGGGGTTTGTCCAACTATCGCGGTTGGCGCATAGCCGAGGTGATTCGCGTCGCCGAGCGCCTGGGCGTCGACAAACCGGTGATCAGCCAGCCGTTGTACAACATCGTCAACCGCCAGGCCGAAGTGGAGCAGATTACCGCGGCAGCAGCCTACGGCCTGGGTGTGGTGCCTTACAGTCCACTGGCCCGCGGCGTGCTCAGCGGTAAGTACGCCCCGGACGTTACCCCCGAGGCCGGCAGCCGTGCAGCGCGCCAGGACAAACGCATCCTGGAAACCGAATGGCGCGTGGAATCGCTGCGCATCGCTCAACAGATTCAGCAGTACACCCAAGGACGTGGTGTGGGGATTGTCGAGTTTGCGATTGCCTGGGTACTGAACAATTCGGCGGTCAGTTCGGCGATTGTCGGGCCACGCACCGAGGCGCAGTGGGATGCCTATATCGGCGCGCTGGAGGTAAAGATCACCGCAGAGGATGAGGCGTTCATCGATTCGTTGGTGGTGCCGGGACATTCATCCACGCCAGGGTTCAATGACGTGGGGCACTTCGTCTCCGGTCGCATCCCCCGCGCATAA
- a CDS encoding LysR family transcriptional regulator, which translates to MSSTLDLEVFVRTADTGSLSAAARGLGLTPAAASIALKRLETRLGIRLLARSTRSMRLTEEGRRYLESVRVALEALSEGEQAIKQQGQSLSGLLQLAAPSDFGRNVLLGWLDEFKLEHPNIRLQLLLNDSNADLFRDTVDIALRFGVPRDSSLVALPVVPDHHRIPCASPDYLARHGMPRAPADLAQHNALRYMRRGRANNTWYFRQGAVLQEVEVSGDYLSDDGEIVRRWALAGHGIAYKANLDIAQDIKAGRLVPLLPDWQGEPTPFNLMCPHRLQVSERVKVLHRFLQQRCQVLLSP; encoded by the coding sequence ATGAGCTCGACCCTCGACCTTGAAGTCTTCGTGCGCACCGCCGACACCGGCAGCCTGTCTGCCGCTGCCCGCGGCCTCGGCTTGACCCCGGCCGCCGCCAGCATCGCCCTCAAGCGCCTGGAAACCCGCCTGGGCATTCGCCTGCTTGCGCGCTCGACCCGCAGCATGCGCTTGACCGAAGAAGGTCGGCGCTACCTGGAGAGCGTGCGCGTCGCACTGGAAGCGTTGTCCGAGGGCGAGCAGGCGATCAAGCAGCAGGGTCAGAGCCTCAGTGGCCTGCTGCAACTGGCGGCGCCCTCGGACTTCGGGCGCAACGTACTGCTGGGCTGGCTGGATGAGTTCAAGCTCGAACACCCGAATATCCGCCTGCAATTGCTGCTCAACGACAGCAATGCCGACCTGTTCCGCGACACCGTGGACATTGCCCTGCGCTTTGGCGTCCCCCGGGACTCCAGCCTGGTGGCGCTGCCGGTGGTGCCCGACCACCACCGCATCCCCTGCGCCAGCCCGGATTACCTGGCGCGCCACGGCATGCCACGGGCTCCAGCCGACCTGGCGCAACACAACGCGTTGCGCTACATGCGTCGGGGCCGTGCCAACAACACCTGGTATTTCCGTCAGGGCGCGGTGTTGCAGGAGGTCGAAGTGTCGGGGGACTACTTGAGCGATGACGGCGAAATCGTGCGACGCTGGGCATTGGCCGGTCACGGCATCGCCTACAAGGCCAACCTGGATATTGCCCAGGACATCAAGGCCGGCCGGCTGGTGCCGTTGCTGCCTGACTGGCAAGGCGAACCGACGCCGTTCAACCTGATGTGCCCGCACCGACTGCAGGTATCGGAACGGGTGAAGGTGCTGCACCGTTTCCTGCAGCAGCGTTGTCAGGTGCTGCTGAGTCCTTGA
- the hppD gene encoding 4-hydroxyphenylpyruvate dioxygenase — MADLHENPMGLMGFEFIEFASPTPGTLEPIFEIMGFTKVATHRSKNVHLYRQGEINLILNNEPNSIASYFAAEHGPSVCGMAFRVKDSQKAYNRALELGAQPIHIETGPMELNLPAIKGIGGAPLYLIDRFGEGSSIYDIDFVYLEGVERNPVGAGLKVIDHLTHNVYRGRMVYWANFYEKLFNFREARYFDIKGEYTGLTSKAMSAPDGMIRIPLNEESSKGAGQIEEFLMQFNGEGIQHVAFLTDDLVKTWDALKKIGMRFMTAPPDTYYEMLEGRLPNHGEPVDQLQARGILLDGSSVEGDKRLLLQIFSETLMGPVFFEFIQRKGDDGFGEGNFKALFESIERDQVRRGVLTAD; from the coding sequence ATGGCAGATCTACACGAAAACCCAATGGGCCTGATGGGCTTTGAATTCATCGAGTTCGCGTCGCCGACGCCGGGCACCCTGGAGCCGATCTTCGAGATCATGGGCTTCACCAAAGTGGCGACCCACCGTTCCAAGAATGTGCACCTGTACCGCCAGGGCGAGATCAACCTGATCCTCAACAACGAGCCCAACAGCATCGCTTCCTACTTTGCGGCCGAGCACGGCCCGTCGGTGTGCGGCATGGCGTTCCGCGTCAAGGACTCGCAAAAGGCCTACAATCGCGCCCTGGAGCTGGGCGCCCAGCCCATCCATATCGAAACCGGTCCGATGGAGCTGAACTTGCCAGCCATTAAGGGCATCGGCGGTGCGCCGCTGTATCTGATCGACCGTTTCGGCGAAGGCAGCTCGATCTATGATATCGACTTTGTGTACCTCGAAGGCGTAGAGCGCAACCCGGTCGGTGCGGGCCTTAAAGTCATCGATCACCTGACCCACAACGTTTACCGCGGCCGCATGGTCTACTGGGCCAACTTCTACGAAAAACTGTTCAACTTCCGTGAAGCGCGCTACTTCGACATCAAGGGCGAGTACACCGGCCTGACCTCCAAGGCCATGAGTGCGCCGGACGGCATGATCCGGATCCCGCTGAACGAAGAGTCGTCCAAGGGCGCAGGGCAGATCGAAGAGTTCCTGATGCAGTTCAACGGCGAAGGCATCCAGCATGTGGCGTTTCTTACCGACGACTTGGTCAAGACCTGGGACGCGCTGAAGAAGATCGGCATGCGCTTCATGACGGCGCCGCCGGACACTTACTACGAAATGCTTGAAGGCCGCCTGCCGAACCACGGCGAACCGGTGGATCAACTGCAAGCCCGCGGTATTTTGCTGGACGGCTCTTCCGTGGAAGGCGATAAGCGCCTGCTGCTGCAGATCTTCTCGGAAACCCTCATGGGCCCGGTGTTCTTCGAATTCATTCAGCGCAAAGGCGATGATGGGTTTGGCGAGGGCAACTTCAAGGCATTGTTCGAGTCGATTGAGCGCGACCAGGTACGGCGTGGTGTATTGACTGCCGACTAA
- a CDS encoding SDR family oxidoreductase: protein MTSSLNGKTVIVIGGSSGIGAAVAKAAAARGAQVVLAGRRVVSGVENGLRSEPVDVTDAASLQRLFETVGRFDHLVYTSGPNVRAKTLIETDLVEAQDNFNVKLWGSLRAIQLALPFLDKHGSISLTSGQLGRKLAPGQFIKTGINAATEALGKQLAKELAPRRVNVISPGVIDTPAYAGLPEEQRLAMFAKVGEGVPVGRVGQAEEVAQVYVLAMENGFMTGAVIDIDGGGKL from the coding sequence ATGACTTCTTCCCTCAACGGCAAAACCGTCATCGTGATTGGCGGCAGCAGCGGAATCGGCGCAGCCGTGGCCAAGGCCGCCGCTGCGCGGGGGGCGCAGGTGGTGTTGGCCGGGCGGCGTGTGGTGTCCGGCGTCGAAAATGGCTTGCGCAGCGAACCGGTGGACGTTACCGATGCGGCTTCCCTGCAACGTTTGTTCGAAACGGTGGGGCGCTTCGATCATCTGGTTTACACCTCGGGGCCGAACGTGCGCGCCAAGACGCTGATCGAGACGGACCTGGTCGAGGCCCAGGACAACTTCAACGTAAAACTCTGGGGCTCGTTACGGGCGATCCAACTGGCGCTGCCATTCCTGGATAAGCACGGCAGCATCAGCCTGACCTCTGGGCAATTGGGGCGTAAATTGGCGCCGGGCCAGTTCATCAAGACTGGGATCAACGCGGCGACCGAAGCTCTGGGCAAACAGTTGGCCAAAGAACTGGCCCCGCGTCGGGTCAATGTGATCAGCCCAGGCGTGATTGATACGCCAGCGTATGCGGGGTTGCCTGAAGAACAACGTCTGGCGATGTTCGCCAAGGTGGGAGAGGGGGTACCGGTAGGGCGAGTGGGGCAGGCTGAAGAAGTAGCGCAGGTCTATGTGTTGGCGATGGAGAATGGGTTTATGACCGGTGCTGTGATCGATATCGACGGCGGCGGTAAGCTGTAG
- a CDS encoding histone-like nucleoid-structuring protein, MvaT/MvaU family — MSRLAEFRAAEKALQEQLAQLESLKNDAGLKKEIEFEEKLQALMKSYGKGLRDIISILDPNPGKSSAAAANAPKQRRARVVKVYHNPHTGELIETKGGNHRGLKAWKEQYGAATVDSWLRG, encoded by the coding sequence TTGTCCAGACTCGCCGAATTTCGCGCAGCAGAAAAAGCCCTTCAAGAGCAGCTTGCCCAGCTGGAATCCTTGAAGAACGATGCCGGCCTGAAAAAAGAAATCGAATTCGAAGAAAAGCTTCAAGCCCTGATGAAGTCCTATGGCAAAGGCCTGCGCGACATCATTTCCATCCTTGATCCAAACCCGGGCAAGTCCAGTGCTGCCGCCGCTAACGCACCAAAACAGCGCCGCGCTCGTGTGGTCAAGGTCTACCACAACCCGCACACCGGCGAGCTGATCGAAACCAAGGGCGGCAACCACCGCGGTCTCAAGGCATGGAAAGAACAGTACGGCGCCGCTACTGTGGATTCCTGGCTTCGCGGCTGA